A genome region from Clupea harengus unplaced genomic scaffold, Ch_v2.0.2, whole genome shotgun sequence includes the following:
- the LOC122130545 gene encoding NAD-dependent protein deacetylase sirtuin-2-like encodes MSDAQEVTKPDEEAQSPVPEDQSDDSDEGEASGDTEMDFLRSLFSRTLGLGPGEKVLDELTLDGVARYIQSGACKNIICMVGAGISTSAGIPDFRSPVSGLYANLQKYNLPYPEAIFQIDYFKKHPEAFFALARQLYPGQFKPTVCHYFIRMLKEKELLRRCYSQNIDTLERVAGLGDADLVEAHGTFYTSHCLSFLCRKEYTLEWMKEKIFSDEIPKCDKCSGLVKPDIVFFGENLPGRFFTSMTTDFPRCDLLIIMGTSLQVQPFASLVGRVPKSTPRLLINMEKTGESDFMSGNAWVWVEGWILSQTKPYR; translated from the exons AAGTTACAAAGCCAGACGAGGAGGCCCAATCTCCGGTACCCGAG GACCAGTCGGACGATAGCGACGAGGGTGAGGCAtcgggagacacagaga TGGATTTCCTGCGCAGCCTATTCTCTCGGACTCTCGGCTTGGGCCCTGGAGAAAAGGTTTTGGATGAGTTGACGCTCGACGGTGTAGCCAGATACATTCAGAGTGGCGCAT GCAAGAATATCATCTGTATGGTCGGTGCTGGAATATCAACAT cggCAGGAATCCCAGACTTTCGCTCTCCCGTGTCGGGTCTCTATGCCAACCTTCAGAAGTACAATCTACCTTACCCAGAGGCCATTTTTCAGATTGATTACTTCAAG AAACATCCGGAGGCCTTCTTCGCCTTAGCCAGGCAGCTCTACCCTGGACAATTCAAG CCCACAGTATGCCACTACTTCATCAGGAtgctgaaggagaaggagctgcTTCGTCGCTGCTACTCCCAG AACATTGACACTCTGGAGCGAGTGGCTGGCCTCGGGGATGCTGACCTGGTAGAAGCTCATGGAACTTTCTACACCTCACACTGTCTCAGCTTCCTCTGTCGCAAGGAGTACACCCTGGAATGGATGAAAG AGAAGATTTTCTCTGATGAGATCCCCAAGTGTGACAAGTGCAGTGGACTGGTCAAGCCAG ACATTGTTTTCTTTGGTGAGAATCTGCCAGGACGATTCTTCACTTCCATGACAACG gacttTCCTCGATGTGACCTGCTCATCATTATGGGCACATCTCTACAGGTGCAGCCCTTTGCTTCCTTGGTTGGCAG AGTTCCTAAGAGTACTCCCAGGCTCCTCATCAACATGGAGAAGACGGGAGAG TCTGACTTCATGAGTGGGAATGCTTGGGTTTGGGTGGAGGGCTGGATTTTGAGTCAGACAAAGCCGTACAGGTAA